Proteins from one Oncorhynchus masou masou isolate Uvic2021 chromosome 12, UVic_Omas_1.1, whole genome shotgun sequence genomic window:
- the LOC135549222 gene encoding anaphase-promoting complex subunit 13-like gives MDSEVQRDGRVLGITDDAWREDCLTYEDVTIPLSELPEAEQDNGGSTELVKEQEIKWSDLALQILHKNTTNTET, from the exons ATGGATAGTGAAGTTCAGAGAGATGGCAGGGTTCTTGGCATAACAGATGATGCTTGGAGGGAAGACTGTCTAACTTATGAAGATGTCACTATCCCATTG AGTGAACTGCCTGAAGCTGAGCAAGACAATGGAGGATCAACAGAGTTGGTGAAAGAACAAGAAATTAAGTGGTCAGATTTAGCCCTTCAGATCCTGCACAAGAATACAACCAACACTGAGACTTAG